A single window of Hylaeus volcanicus isolate JK05 chromosome 8, UHH_iyHylVolc1.0_haploid, whole genome shotgun sequence DNA harbors:
- the LOC128881227 gene encoding transcription elongation factor SPT4 yields the protein METVPKDLRGLRACLVCSLIKTFDQFEFDGCDNCDEFLRMKNNKDNVFDCTSSNFDGMIAAMSPEDSWVSKWQRINRFCKGVYAISVSGRLPAGVIREMKSRGIVYRPRDTSQR from the exons ATGGAAACTGTTCCTAAAGACTTACGAGGATTAAGAGCTTGTTTGGTGTGCTCTTTGATTAAG ACGTTCGATCAATTTGAATTCGACGGTTGCGATAATTGCGATGAATTCttgcgaatgaaaaataataaggaCAATGTTTTCGACTGTACAAGCTCCAATTTTGACGG TATGATCGCCGCAATGAGTCCCGAGGACAGTTGGGTTAGCAAATGGCAAAGAATAA ATCGATTTTGCAAGGGTGTATACGCGATATCGGTATCGGGACGATTACCAGCAGGCGTTATAAGAGAGATGAAAAGCAGAGGAATAGTATATAGACCACGCGATACAAGTCAACGATAA
- the LOC128881225 gene encoding geminin isoform X2, translating to MRPGGGTKVSTAKTVASEDKVRKSLHVLQPAANDKENLVGGGRMLRSAQQTKETVKPEHNDKSKHDAQKRKKITLKDKGVQTARGNKIKIEVEDLTSEGPSENYWEVLAERRRIALDDALEENKELSDRVEKLEEENRIYKEMLDESRALVEVLQEMLGEDRNDINNSLDDSTL from the exons ATGAGGCCTGGAGGTGGTACGAAGGTTTCTACCGCCAAAACTGTTGCTTCTGAG GATAAGGTCAGAAAGTCTTTGCACGTTTTGCAGCCAGCAGCCAACGACAAAGAAAACTTAGTTGGCGGAGGGAGGATGCTCAGATCTGCTCAGCAAACGAAGGAAACAGTTAAACC ggAACATAACGATAAATCGAAACACGATGCTCAGAAgcgtaaaaaaataacacttAAGGATAAGGGCGTACAAACTGCAAGAGGGAATAAGATTAAGATCGAAGTGGAAGACTTGACATCAGAAG GACCCAGCGAAAACTATTGGGAAGTATTAGCTGAAAGGCGGCGAATAGCGCTCGATGACGCTTTAGAGGAAAACAAAGAACTATCTGATCGCGTCGAGAAACTGGAAGAGGAAAATcgtatatataaagaaatgttaGATGAATCGAGAGCGCTAGTCGAAGTCCTACAG GAAATGCTTGGTGAAGAcagaaatgatataaataattctttagaCGATAGTACTCTTTAA
- the LOC128881222 gene encoding synergin gamma-like, with the protein MNKAHMDKRLNQLPTWLWTNSTTLPPIYKMVWESVREDKVRSNGMQTELLVDTNKVFPLLLTSQLPTEVLGHIWNLANQKYAGQLTEQELYIVLALVAAAQASYTFNSLDILHLLPFPPTPYLNIECLMNLQPVTHTNSAAKFQSLNENTEVNFLGPDGRYPSEVKGKAKLHQHGIISSDLNMQMTNNVPGKVSCLDNKSHASSTAVWDLNNVFKDAKHINRSQMDSKHAPTTDSCDDFSEFQSAPIPNTPSVPIWDTKQGSAIGSRLANHNLGVKKPVEKSKKNNVNAKSVHGAIQLRVASAPLNATPQSKDQPTLDSPEMFPKCTIKNQSKTVILKDTVIRNNDPPKDQNEVKGRMNTEIMNLTNDKDVSNKLEWSEKVSVGTVQPTQQDLMNLQLVEDKYSALRALVQETDPSTEPDLNASSNNQSTDEFGEFVSAEQPATSTPASNTLNTVVDLEFKSNIGNTNAADFNLVPEISESFDNLKLEDAVEERSIETGKVLQKEDAISINSIEFMNGAPNALTRSGSVPSLDLKSFLPSSVEDEQIADAMHQAEYWEWKQYMESCVLLLQVAANIFTSINSELVLHEVLNSAQGYNFLCNLAEVAAVCRRVNFSYKEMDINIVGFDELLMDIDRIWAEMEPFYANIPIVTELPAWPLHQGEAVCCSLCLTVITSGRIVYNENNYHVTCANLWLNCVNSHLPVMRHPSFYTHTNICSGNNHI; encoded by the exons ATGAACAAAGCTCACATGGATAAAAGACTGAATCAATTGCCAACTTGGCTATGGACTAATTCCACTACTTTACCACCAATCTATAAGATGGTATGGGAATCTGTACGAGAAGACAAAGTCAGATCTAATGGAATGCAAACGGAGTTGCTCGTTGACACCAACAAAGTCTTTCCCTTGTTGCTCACTAGTCAACTTCCCACAGAAGTTCTTGGTCATATATGGAATTTGGCGAATCAAAAGTATGCTGGCCAACTCACAGAGCAGGAGTTGTACATTGTCCTTGCTCTTGTAGCCGCTGCACAGGCTTCTTATACCTTTAACAGTCTAGATATATTACACTTGCTTCCATTTCCGCCTACTCCGTACTTAAATATCGAATGTTTAATGAATCTACAACCCGTCACGCACACGAATTCCGCAGCTAAATTTCAAAGCCTTAACGAAAACACTGAAGTCAATTTCCTTGGCCCGGATGGTAGATATCCTTCGGAAGTTAAAGGAAAAGCAAAATTGCACCAACATGGAATCATATCTTCGgatttaaatatgcaaatgaCAAACAATGTACCTGGAAAAGTTTCATGTCTCGATAATAAATCTCACGCCTCTTCTACCGCTGTATGGGATTTAAATAACGTATTTAAAGATGCAAAACACATTAATCGCTCTCAGATGGATTCTAAGCATGCACCTACGACGGATTCCTGCGACGACTTTTCCGAATTTCAAAGTGCTCCGATTCCTAACACTCCGAGCGTACCCATTTGGGACACGAAACAAGGCTCGGCTATCGGCAGCAGACTCGCAAACCACAATTTAGGTGTTAAGAAACCTGTAGAGaagtcaaagaaaaataacgttAATGCTAAATCCGTGCACGGTGCTATTCAATTGCGAGTCGCGTCTGCACCTTTAAATGCAACACCTCAGAGTAAAGATCAGCCTACACTGGATTCACCAGAAATGTTTCctaaatgtacaataaaaaatcaatCTAAAACAGTAATACTTAAGGATACAGTGATAAGAAATAATGATCCGCCCAAGGACCAGAACGAAGTTAAAGGTCGTATGAACAcagaaattatgaatttaacaaatgataaagatgtttcaaacaaattagAATGGTCAGAAAAG GTTTCAGTGGGAACAGTGCAACCCACTCAGCAGGATCTTATGAATCTCCAACTAGTCGAGGATAAATATAGTGCCTTGCGCGCATTGGTTCAAGAAACAGATCCATCAACGGAACCGGACTTAAACGCAAGTTCTAACAATCAATCAACCGACGAATTTGGAGAATTTGTATCCGCGGAACAGCCTGCTACTAGTACTCCAGCATCAAATACTTTAAACACTGTCGTAGACTTAGAATTTAAATCCAACATCGGTAACACGAATGCTGCAGATTTCAATCTTGTGCCAGAAATTTCTGAATCATTCGATAATCTTAAACTCGAGGATGCGGTAGAAGAACGGTCAATAGAAACgg GCAAAGTTCTTCAGAAGGAAGACGCCATATCAATTAATAGTATAGAGTTCATGAATGGTGCACCAAATGCACTGACACGATCAGGATCTGTGCCTAGTTTAGATCTTAAGTCATTCTTACCTTCGAGCGTGGAAGATGAGCAAATAGCAGATGCTATGCATCAG GCTGAGTATTGGGAGTGGAAGCAATACATGGAAAGTTGTGTATTATTGTTACAAGTAGctgcaaatatatttacaagtatTAATTCAGAACTCGTGCTGCATGAAGTTTTAAATTCAGCACAGggatataattttctttgca ACTTAGCTGAAGTCGCGGCTGTTTGTAGGCGTGTTAATTTTTCGTATAAAGAAATGGACATTAATATAGTAGGATTTGATGAATTGCTAATGGATATTGACCGGATTTGGGCAGAAATGGAACCATTTTATGCAAACATACCG ATTGTTACGGAACTACCAGCTTGGCCTTTGCATCAAGGAGAAGCCGTTTGTTGTTCACTTTGTTTAACAGTCATTACTAGTGGCAGAATAgtatataatgaaaacaattatcaCGTTACTTGTGCTAATTTATGGCTTAATTGCGTAAACAGTCATTTACCAGTGATGCGGCATCCGTCTTTCTATACTCACACGAACATATGTTCAGGTAACAATCATATTTGA
- the LOC128880915 gene encoding SWI/SNF-related matrix-associated actin-dependent regulator of chromatin subfamily A containing DEAD/H box 1 homolog codes for MSDSNSPKTDASSPTLSLNLRQFRFQKKQLKPLNMSDDDSNLTSSEIQFRRKPVNVIEDSDSDAGSSAKNTVSSADKDKEVQSNANWNSDDGNEDSRNIRKRSYKGSSKQNKKKRRKLNTEEDIDIDSDEANFKDKVFDSDEDSDMEISNELTADKKAVLEFMQNSPVSELLLMSQCSQKKANAIIEARPFKDWRDLVEKFQNYKHLDTELLNSAQELLATRHGVGILMKKCLRLSTNIEKAVAAGALTITKQPSGLSPNLTLAPYQMVGLNWLAVMHAQNVNGILADEMGLGKTIQVIAFLTYLKEAGLKDEKDGPHLIVVPSSTMENWNNELQRWSPDLKVVRYFGSQEERKEMRMGWRNGDLDDVDVLLTTYNLISSTPEERRLFRVMPIHYVVFDEAHMLKNMSTIRYENLVRINAKYRILLTGTPLQNNLLELMSLLTFVMPSLFAAKQADLKSLFAKNSKIPAVKKNGEQPLFEQEQVKNAKQIMRPFVLRRLKAEVLRDLPEKTDRVIRCSMTKKQQKLYKNLIAKFSEEADQSTEVNGVGMMMQLRKLANHPLLTRDHYDESKLKIISERLAKEQGYKQKNADYILEDLHWMSDYQINQLTRTYKSLAGLGLQQELIPEAGKLKILDDLLPKLKEDGHRVLIFSQFTMVLDILEEYLTIRGKTYLRLDGSTPVTDRQFLINQYTEDESIFIFLLSTKAGGLGINLTTADTVIIHDIDFNPYNDKQAEDRCHRVGQKRPVTIIRLLSEGTIEENMYEIAKDKLHLEQQITRNEENESTDRKSVLKLLKMTLGLDHNKSLSLSSSKNARTSNGVADNEADSDIEFKN; via the exons ATGTCGGATTCGAATTCACCAAAAACAGATGCAAGCAGTCCAACACTTTCTCTAAACTTACGACAATTTCGTTTTCAAAAGAAACAACTGAAACCATTAAACATGT CGGATGATGACAGCAATCTAACAAGTTCTGAGATACAGTTTCGACGTAAGCCAGTAAATGTAATCGAAGACAGCGACAGCGATGCAGGCAGCTCTGCTAAAAACACAGTCTCTTCGGCTGACAAGGACAAG gAAGTACAAAGTAATGCAAATTGGAATAGCGATGATGGCAATGAAGATTCAAGGAATATTAGAAAGAGGAGTTATAAAGGTTCTTCTAAACagaataagaagaaaagaagaaaattgaacacGGAAGAGGATATAGATATTGATTCTGATGAAGCAAATTTTAAGGATAAAGTGTTTGATAG CGACGAAGATTCAGACATGGAAATATCTAACGAACTTACTGCTGATAAGAAGGCAGTTTTGGAGTTCATGCAAAATTCTCCTGTGTCcgaattacttttaatgtcTCAATGTTCTCAAAAGAAGGCAAACGCTATTATAGAAGCGAGGCCGTTTAAAGACTGGAGAGACTTGGTTGAAAAGTTccaaaattacaaacatttgGATACAGAGCTGTTGAATTCAGCTCAA GAATTACTAGCCACAAGACACGGGGTAGGAATTCTTATGAAGAAGTGTCTCCGTTTATCCACGAACATCGAAAAGGCTGTAGCTGCAGGAGCGTTAACCATCACGAAGCAACCGAGCGGATTATCGCCAAATCTAACGTTAGCTCCGTATCAAATGGTTGGCTTAAATTGGCTGGCCGTGATGCACGCGCAAAACGTGAATGGCATACTCGCGGATGAAATGGGTTTAGGAAAAACGATACAAGTAATAGCGTTTCTTACGTATTTGAAAGAGGCTGGTCTCAAGGATGAAAAGGATGGGCCGCATTTGATAGTTGTTCCTAGTTCGACCATgg AAAATTGGAATAACGAGTTGCAGAGGTGGTCGCCTGACTTGAAGGTTGTACGATACTTTGGTTCTCAGGAAGAGCGAAAAGAGATGAGAATGGGTTGGCGAAACGGTGATCTAGACGACGTTGATGTACTCTTAACcacgtataatttaattagcaGTACACCGGAAGAACGACGGTTGTTCCGCGTTATGCCGATACACTATGTGGTTTTCGATGAAGCTCACATGTTAAAGAATATGAGCACCATTAGATACGAAAATCTTGTTAGAATCAAT GCTAAATATCGAATTCTTCTAACGGGGACACCTctacaaaacaatttattggAATTGATGTCGCTGTTAACATTTGTGATGCCTTCGTTATTCGCCGCTAAACAAGCCGATTTAAAGAGTTTATTTGCAAAGAATTCC aaGATACCAGCAGTTAAAAAAAACGGCGAACAGCCACTGTTTGAGCAGGAACAAGTTAAAAACGCGAAGCAAATTATGAGACCGTTCGTGCTTCGTCGATTGAAGGCCGAGGTTCTTCGAGATTTGCCTGAAAAAACTGATCGCGTAATAAGGTGTTCGATGACgaagaaacaacaaaaattgtacaaaaatttaatcgcCAAATTCTCGGAGGAAGCCGATCAGAGCACCGAGGTTAATGGCGTCGGGATGATGATGCAGTTGAGGAAGCTGGCCAACCATCCACTTCTAACGCGAGATCATTACGACGAATCCAagttaaaa ATAATATCGGAGAGATTGGCGAAAGAGCAAGGATATAAACAAAAGAACGCGGATTATATACTCGAGGATTTGCACTGGATGTCCGATTATCAGATAAATCAATTAACGAGGACGTATAAAAGCTTAGCTGGACTAGGCTTACAACAAGAACTCATTCCCGAGGCtggtaaattgaaaatattggaCGATTTATTGCCGAAATTAAAAGAGGATGGTCATAGAGTGTTAATCTTCAGTCAATTTACAATGGTATTGGATATCTTGGAGGAATATCTAACGATCAGAGGAAAGACGTATTTAAG ATTGGATGGAAGTACACCGGTAACGGATAGACAATTCTTAATAAATCAGTATACGGAAGAcgaaagtatatttatatttttattatctacaAAAGCTGGCGGTTTGGGGATCAATTTAACAACCGCGGATACCGTTATAATCCATGATATTGATTTTAACCCGTACAACGATAAACAGGCAGAGGATCGATGTCACCGAGTGGGTCAGAAAAG ACCAGTTACTATAATTAGATTATTAAGTGAAGGTActatagaagaaaatatgtatgaaatagCGAAAGATAAACTGCATCTCGAACAACAAATTACTCGAAACGAAG AAAACGAAAGCAC
- the LOC128880917 gene encoding protein mago nashi homolog, producing MSTDFYIRYYVGHKGKFGHEFLEFEFRPDGKLRYANNSNYKNDTMIRKEAYVHQCVMEELKRIIQDSEIMQEDDSLWPQPDRVGRQELEIVIGDEHISFTTSKTGSLLDVNQSRDPEGLRCFYYLVQDLKCLVFSLIGLHFKIKPI from the coding sequence ATGTCAACCGATTTTTATATACGCTACTATGTCGGTCATAAGGGGAAATTTGGCCATGAATTTCTGGAATTCGAATTCAGGCCAGACGGTAAATTGCGGTACGCGAATAATTCGAATTATAAGAACGACACCATGATTCGAAAAGAAGCGTACGTGCATCAGTGCGTGATGGAGGAACTGAAAAGGATTATCCAGGACTCGGAAATTATGCAGGAGGACGATTCTTTGTGGCCTCAGCCAGATCGAGTCGGACGTCAAGAATTAGAGATCGTAATCGGAGATGAGCATATATCATTTACGACTTCGAAAACTGGTTCTCTGTTGGATGTGAATCAGTCACGAGATCCAGAAGGACTGCGTTGCTTCTATTATCTCGTCCAGGATCTTAAGTGCTTAGTATTCTCTCTTATAGGACTTCacttcaaaataaaacctatttaa
- the LOC128880916 gene encoding lysophospholipase D GDPD1-like — MLLYTIIGGYMITSMILFKYPTLLHKKKKVKFTCQHISHRGGAGEGYENTMYAFKRAVAIGTEMLELDCQLTKDGEVVVSHDQNLLRCTGTDKNISELDYKDLPLLKLCLPIDFDPDAEYIGPEKEEERRFPLLKEVFEAFPNMPINIDIKINNDELISKVSELIKQYNREEYTVWGNFDDKITQKCYKTNPNVNLLFSMRRVSLLIVLLYTGLLPFVPLKETHLEIFLPSIYIRHRVPKSTFLPLEKILVRTINVLLMRRCLFNHLRARGIHVYFWVLNRDEEFQKAFDLGATGVMTDYPTRLKLFLKTHSFA; from the exons ATGTTACTGTACACGATAATCGGAGGTTATATGATAACGTCGatgatattgtttaaatatccAACGTTATTgcacaaaaagaaaaaagtaaaatttacgTGTCAACATATCAGCCACAGAGGAG gAGCGGGGGAGGGCTATGAGAATACGATGTATGCCTTCAAACG TGCTGTTGCTATTGGAACAGAAATGTTGGAATTGGATTGTCAACTCACAAAAGATGGAGAGGTAGTCGTGTCTCACGATCAAAATCTTTTACGCTGTACAGGTACAGATaagaatatttcagaattgGATTACAAAGATCTACCTCTATTGAAACTGTGTCTTCCAATTGATTTTGATCCAG ATGCAGAATATATTGGTccggaaaaagaagaagagagacGGTTTCCCCTATTGAAAGAAGTATTCGAGGCATTTCCCAATATGCcaattaatattgatattaaaattaacaatgaTGAACTTATATCAAAGGTGTCTGAACTGATAAAGCAGTACAATCGCGAAGAATATACAGTTTGGGGAAATTTTGATGATAAGATAACACAGAAATGTTATAAAACG AATCCAAACGTGAACTTGTTATTCTCTATGCGACGTGTAAGCTTGTTAATAGTTCTCTTATATACTGGCTTGTTACCATTTGTGCCTTTAAAAGAAACGCATCTGGAAATATTTCTACCTTCCATTTATATAAG GCACCGAGTTCcgaaatcaacatttttaccTTTAGAAAAGATTCTTGTGCGCACTATTAATGTACTACTAATGAGACGATGCTTATTCAACCATTTAAGAGCTCGCGGGATACAC GTTTATTTTTGGGTCTTGAATAGAGACGAAGAATTTCAGAAAGCTTTTGATCTTGGAGCAACTGGTGTAATGACAGATTATCCTacaagattaaaattatttttaaaaactcatTCGTTTGCATAG
- the LOC128881225 gene encoding uncharacterized protein LOC128881225 isoform X3, translating to MRPGGGTKVSTAKTVASEPAANDKENLVGGGRMLRSAQQTKETVKPEHNDKSKHDAQKRKKITLKDKGVQTARGNKIKIEVEDLTSEAGPSENYWEVLAERRRIALDDALEENKELSDRVEKLEEENRIYKEMLDESRALVEVLQEMLGEDRNDINNSLDDSTL from the exons ATGAGGCCTGGAGGTGGTACGAAGGTTTCTACCGCCAAAACTGTTGCTTCTGAG CCAGCAGCCAACGACAAAGAAAACTTAGTTGGCGGAGGGAGGATGCTCAGATCTGCTCAGCAAACGAAGGAAACAGTTAAACC ggAACATAACGATAAATCGAAACACGATGCTCAGAAgcgtaaaaaaataacacttAAGGATAAGGGCGTACAAACTGCAAGAGGGAATAAGATTAAGATCGAAGTGGAAGACTTGACATCAGAAG CAGGACCCAGCGAAAACTATTGGGAAGTATTAGCTGAAAGGCGGCGAATAGCGCTCGATGACGCTTTAGAGGAAAACAAAGAACTATCTGATCGCGTCGAGAAACTGGAAGAGGAAAATcgtatatataaagaaatgttaGATGAATCGAGAGCGCTAGTCGAAGTCCTACAG GAAATGCTTGGTGAAGAcagaaatgatataaataattctttagaCGATAGTACTCTTTAA
- the LOC128881225 gene encoding geminin isoform X1: MRPGGGTKVSTAKTVASEDKVRKSLHVLQPAANDKENLVGGGRMLRSAQQTKETVKPEHNDKSKHDAQKRKKITLKDKGVQTARGNKIKIEVEDLTSEAGPSENYWEVLAERRRIALDDALEENKELSDRVEKLEEENRIYKEMLDESRALVEVLQEMLGEDRNDINNSLDDSTL, from the exons ATGAGGCCTGGAGGTGGTACGAAGGTTTCTACCGCCAAAACTGTTGCTTCTGAG GATAAGGTCAGAAAGTCTTTGCACGTTTTGCAGCCAGCAGCCAACGACAAAGAAAACTTAGTTGGCGGAGGGAGGATGCTCAGATCTGCTCAGCAAACGAAGGAAACAGTTAAACC ggAACATAACGATAAATCGAAACACGATGCTCAGAAgcgtaaaaaaataacacttAAGGATAAGGGCGTACAAACTGCAAGAGGGAATAAGATTAAGATCGAAGTGGAAGACTTGACATCAGAAG CAGGACCCAGCGAAAACTATTGGGAAGTATTAGCTGAAAGGCGGCGAATAGCGCTCGATGACGCTTTAGAGGAAAACAAAGAACTATCTGATCGCGTCGAGAAACTGGAAGAGGAAAATcgtatatataaagaaatgttaGATGAATCGAGAGCGCTAGTCGAAGTCCTACAG GAAATGCTTGGTGAAGAcagaaatgatataaataattctttagaCGATAGTACTCTTTAA